A portion of the Pleurocapsa minor HA4230-MV1 genome contains these proteins:
- a CDS encoding UDP-N-acetylmuramate--L-alanine ligase produces MAGVKEVAKVDLKGKPFHFIGIGGIGMSALAQIVAQRQLPVSGSDLRSSHITDRLEALGAKIFYGHEARNLDFFVPTPGIKRQPVSAGASEALPEIEVLNSYSHTLLPQVICSTAIALTNPEYQAAVKLGCPIFHRSDLLAALIDEYESIAVSGTHGKTTTSSLIGYMLFKCQLDPTIIVGGEVDTWDGNARSGQGEYLVAEADESDGSLVKHHPSIGIITNIELDHPDRYQDIQEVVSIFQTFAGQCKTLIGCIDDPIIRDELALTISYGLNPDWGADYTAKNITYHAQGSKSQIWERGVCLGELQLPLLGEHNLNNALAAIAVGRQVGLEFSTIAEAIATFGGTKRRFEHRGEVNDITFIDDYAHHPSEIKVTLTAAKQRVSGNNSLQRVVAIFQPHRYSRTKTFLEEFALAFKDADVVIITDIYSAGENNTFGISGSDLVKAIATYHPDVHYHPEVESIENFLCSEILAPGDLAIFLGAGNLNQSIPKTIHMFQ; encoded by the coding sequence ATGGCAGGAGTCAAAGAAGTGGCAAAAGTAGATTTGAAAGGAAAACCATTTCACTTTATTGGTATTGGCGGAATTGGGATGTCGGCTTTAGCCCAGATTGTTGCTCAACGACAACTGCCAGTATCAGGTTCTGATCTGCGTTCTAGCCACATTACCGATAGATTAGAAGCCTTGGGTGCAAAGATTTTTTATGGTCATGAAGCCAGAAATCTCGATTTTTTTGTGCCAACTCCAGGGATCAAACGCCAGCCAGTATCAGCAGGAGCGTCTGAAGCTCTGCCAGAAATTGAGGTTTTAAATAGTTATTCTCATACCTTGTTACCACAGGTTATTTGTTCTACGGCGATCGCCCTAACTAATCCTGAATATCAAGCAGCAGTCAAACTCGGCTGTCCAATTTTTCATCGTTCCGATCTTTTAGCAGCTTTGATTGATGAATACGAAAGTATTGCAGTTTCAGGGACTCACGGTAAAACCACCACCAGTAGCTTAATTGGCTATATGCTCTTCAAATGTCAACTTGACCCCACAATTATTGTCGGTGGAGAGGTAGATACTTGGGATGGTAATGCTAGAAGTGGGCAAGGAGAATATTTAGTCGCGGAAGCAGATGAATCAGATGGTTCTTTAGTTAAGCATCATCCTAGTATTGGTATTATTACCAATATTGAGTTAGATCATCCCGATCGCTATCAAGATATTCAAGAAGTAGTCAGTATTTTTCAAACTTTTGCTGGACAGTGTAAAACATTAATTGGCTGCATTGACGATCCGATTATTCGTGACGAATTAGCTTTAACTATTAGCTATGGTTTAAATCCAGATTGGGGTGCTGACTACACTGCGAAAAATATTACCTATCACGCTCAAGGAAGCAAGTCGCAGATCTGGGAAAGGGGAGTTTGTTTAGGAGAGTTACAGCTACCACTCCTAGGAGAACATAACCTCAACAATGCTCTAGCTGCGATCGCCGTAGGTAGACAAGTCGGTTTGGAATTTAGCACCATTGCTGAAGCGATCGCTACTTTTGGTGGCACGAAAAGACGGTTTGAGCATCGAGGAGAAGTCAACGACATCACTTTTATTGATGACTATGCCCATCATCCCAGCGAAATCAAGGTTACCTTAACCGCTGCTAAACAAAGAGTATCTGGTAACAATTCTCTCCAGCGAGTAGTGGCAATTTTTCAACCCCATCGCTATAGCCGTACTAAAACCTTCTTAGAAGAATTTGCCTTAGCTTTTAAAGATGCTGATGTAGTGATAATTACGGATATCTATAGTGCGGGAGAAAACAACACCTTCGGTATCAGTGGCTCAGATTTAGTTAAGGCGATCGCCACTTACCATCCCGACGTTCACTATCATCCAGAGGTTGAGTCGATTGAAAATTTCCTCTGTTCAGAAATATTAGCGCCTGGAGACTTGGCAATATTCTTAGGAGCGGGTAATCTTAATCAATCGATTCCCAAAACTATTCATATGTTTCAGTAA
- a CDS encoding YbaB/EbfC family nucleoid-associated protein: protein MAGRGFGPLGKMKELADAFKKAQEVQAGAQQLQNELEQMEIEGTSEDGLVKVVMSGNQEPRRVEISPEAMNAGAEALSASVSVAMKSAYEQSTDLMRGRMEELTSGLNLPGM from the coding sequence ATGGCAGGAAGAGGATTTGGGCCACTAGGCAAAATGAAAGAACTTGCTGACGCTTTTAAAAAAGCTCAGGAGGTACAGGCAGGAGCGCAACAACTCCAAAATGAATTAGAGCAGATGGAAATTGAAGGAACTAGTGAGGATGGACTAGTTAAAGTCGTCATGAGTGGGAACCAAGAACCCCGTCGTGTCGAGATTTCCCCCGAAGCTATGAACGCTGGTGCAGAAGCTCTCTCCGCATCTGTTTCCGTAGCCATGAAGTCTGCTTATGAACAGTCTACAGATTTAATGCGTGGGCGCATGGAAGAACTTACCAGTGGTTTGAATTTACCTGGAATGTAA
- a CDS encoding type I glyceraldehyde-3-phosphate dehydrogenase: protein MVVRVAINGFGRIGRNFVRCLLTRGNDTNLELVGLNDTSDPKTNSHLLKYDTMLGVLDADIGYDANSLIVNGKTIKCVSDRNPLNLPWKEWDVDIIIEATGVFRDAEGAGKHLQAGAKKVVITAPGSGPNIGTYVMGVNDEKYTPGEFDIVSNASCTTNCLAPIVKVINENFGIIKGAMTTTHSYTGDQRILDASHRDLRRARAAAENIVPTSTGAAQAVALVYPEVKGKLNGIALRVPTPNVSVVDLVAQVEKKTIAEEVNEVLKKAAEGSLKGILGYTDLPLVSSDFKGTDVSSTVDGLLTLVLDGDMVKIIAWYDNEWGYSQRVVDLAELVAKGM, encoded by the coding sequence ATTGTGGTTAGAGTAGCAATTAACGGTTTTGGGCGTATCGGGCGTAACTTTGTCAGATGTCTGCTAACTAGAGGAAATGATACAAATTTAGAATTGGTCGGTCTTAACGATACTTCTGATCCTAAAACCAACTCTCACTTGTTAAAGTATGACACTATGTTGGGTGTTTTGGACGCAGACATTGGTTATGACGCTAACTCTTTGATCGTCAATGGCAAAACAATTAAATGTGTCTCCGATCGCAACCCACTAAACTTGCCCTGGAAAGAGTGGGATGTTGATATCATTATTGAAGCTACTGGTGTTTTTCGTGATGCCGAAGGTGCAGGAAAGCATCTTCAAGCTGGGGCTAAAAAAGTAGTCATTACTGCTCCTGGAAGTGGCCCTAACATCGGTACTTACGTTATGGGAGTAAACGACGAAAAATATACTCCTGGTGAATTTGATATTGTCAGTAATGCTAGTTGTACTACTAACTGTCTAGCTCCTATTGTCAAGGTTATTAACGAAAACTTTGGCATCATTAAAGGTGCTATGACTACTACTCATAGTTATACTGGCGACCAACGTATTTTGGATGCTAGCCACCGTGATTTAAGACGAGCTAGAGCAGCAGCAGAGAACATTGTCCCGACTTCTACTGGTGCGGCCCAAGCAGTAGCCCTAGTTTATCCTGAAGTAAAAGGTAAGTTAAACGGTATCGCTCTACGAGTGCCAACTCCTAACGTTTCGGTAGTTGATTTGGTGGCTCAGGTGGAGAAGAAAACCATTGCTGAGGAAGTTAACGAAGTACTTAAAAAGGCTGCTGAAGGTTCTCTCAAAGGCATTTTGGGTTACACTGACTTACCTCTAGTTTCTTCGGACTTCAAAGGTACAGATGTGTCCTCTACCGTTGATGGACTATTAACTCTAGTGCTAGATGGCGACATGGTTAAAATCATTGCTTGGTATGACAATGAGTGGGGTTATTCTCAGCGCGTTGTTGATTTGGCTGAATTGGTAGCTAAAGGAATGTAA
- the murB gene encoding UDP-N-acetylmuramate dehydrogenase codes for MNKDNLIQKCVSLAGQTSYKVGGDAQWYAAPRNWDELAASFEWYQSQDMPLTLLGAGSNLLISDRGLPGFVLSTRHFRGYEFNPETGILVADAGEAIAKLAWKAAKRGLKGLEWAVGIPGTVGGGVVMNAGAHTSCLADILVSATVLSPDGTIAELKPEDLAYSYRTSNLQRGDRLVVRATMQLEPGYSKAEIMEMSNQNWTQRKTTQPYHLPSCGSVFRNPQPQPAANLIEQLGLKGYKIGDAQIAHRHANFILNCGAATAKDIFELIRYAQEKVEYHWSVSLEPEVKLLGEF; via the coding sequence ATGAACAAAGATAATTTAATCCAGAAGTGCGTATCTCTAGCTGGTCAAACCTCCTATAAAGTAGGTGGTGATGCTCAATGGTATGCTGCACCGAGAAACTGGGATGAGTTGGCAGCAAGTTTTGAATGGTATCAATCTCAGGATATGCCTTTGACTTTGTTAGGCGCTGGTTCAAATTTACTAATTAGCGATCGCGGTTTACCAGGATTTGTCCTTTCAACTCGACATTTTCGTGGCTATGAGTTCAATCCAGAGACAGGAATTTTGGTTGCGGATGCGGGGGAGGCGATCGCTAAACTAGCTTGGAAAGCTGCTAAACGTGGCCTTAAAGGGCTGGAATGGGCGGTGGGTATTCCTGGCACGGTGGGGGGAGGTGTGGTAATGAACGCTGGTGCGCACACTTCTTGTTTGGCGGATATTTTAGTCAGCGCGACTGTCTTGTCTCCCGATGGCACAATTGCGGAATTAAAACCTGAAGATTTAGCTTATAGCTATCGTACCTCTAATTTACAAAGAGGCGATCGCCTGGTAGTCAGAGCGACAATGCAGCTTGAACCTGGCTATAGCAAGGCTGAAATTATGGAAATGTCTAACCAAAATTGGACGCAGCGCAAAACGACTCAACCTTATCACCTTCCCAGTTGCGGTAGCGTTTTCCGTAATCCTCAACCTCAACCAGCAGCTAATCTGATCGAGCAGCTAGGATTAAAAGGATACAAAATTGGTGATGCGCAAATAGCTCATCGTCATGCTAACTTTATTCTCAACTGTGGTGCAGCTACTGCTAAAGATATCTTTGAGTTAATTCGCTATGCTCAAGAAAAAGTAGAATATCATTGGTCAGTATCTTTAGAGCCAGAAGTTAAGCTACTCGGAGAGTTCTAA